In Schizosaccharomyces osmophilus chromosome 2, complete sequence, the following proteins share a genomic window:
- the pgt1 gene encoding plasma membrane glutathione transmembrane transporter Pgt1, which translates to MPKGSQHQHTSSEESNSRSQAPSQSISYSNSPFIASSTVERVDHHTRNSDNEEDDASSLNVNHDEDSKKVIHEQIKGGDSIQSMDVSPGRISPEDVSEFNKKPKSKSNFFVRLLTLSSSSLVSNQANCYYDENGEVEDSIYSEVRASVPPTDDYSKPVNTWRTWVLTTIFVIVFAAVNQFFSLRYPSLTINFIVAQILLFPLGKLLNLLPNWTIGYRRCSFYLNPGPFNTKEHATITIAVSLTSSTAYATNILSAQTSFYNQDLSWGYKILVVLTSQMLGYGFAGLTRRWIVYPASMVWPQTLVSAVLFRTLHGDGGNDIGETKEGKTTANGWSVSRYRFFTYIFIGAFAFYWFPGFIFTALSYFTFLCWIWPKNRVVNQLFGYNSGLGIVPVTFDWQQVVYNSNPLASPWWVISNTIGSVIIIFWIVVPILYYKSVWFSNYLPMLSSSTYDNTGKTFNSSRVLNSDLSFDQSKYESYSPLYMPMSYSMSTALNFAAVTSIFTHCILYNGKDIWQRLRDERGAFECVHRKLMRNYQEAPQWWYLSLFIVTFGLSIFTIQYYDTQCPVWAFIVAMLIFIINFVPQGILEGITNQHVGLNIITELVGGYMLPGKPVANLMIKLYGFIPMRQGLEFSRDLKLAQYMKVPPRILFSVQIFATVLGGVTQVAVQEWMRFHIKDICTHAQSDGFTCPNGRSIYNASLIWGAIGPAKLFSKGRPYYPLLYFFLIGAVAPFLTYVLYKKFPKAWYGKLNAPVFFTGPGNIPPATGINYSSWAIVGFVFNYAIRKKAVHWWTKYNYVLAAALDSGVAVAGVVIFLCVSYPGGSLSWWGNSVYKNTYDWKSMPYRSVGPNETFGYSNWS; encoded by the coding sequence ATGCCCAAAGGATCTCAACATCAACATACTTCTTCGGAAGAATCCAACTCGCGCTCCCAAGCTCCTAGCCAGTCGATTTCGTATTCCAACAGTCCTTTCATTGCTTCGTCCACAGTAGAGCGAGTTGACCACCATACAAGAAACAGCGATAATGAAGAGGATGATGCCTCTAGCTTGAATGTAAATCACGATGAGGATTCTAAAAAGGTCATACATGAACAAATAAAGGGCGGAGATTCCATTCAGTCGATGGATGTTTCCCCCGGACGGATATCCCCAGAAGATGTCAGcgaattcaataaaaagcCCAAATCCAAGTCCAACTTTTTTGTGAGGCTCCTTACCTTGTCCTCATCTTCCCTTGTTTCCAATCAAGCCAATTGCTATTACGATGAAAACGGTGAAGTGGAAGACTCTATTTATTCTGAAGTAAGGGCCTCCGTTCCTCCTACCGACGATTACTCCAAACCCGTGAATACATGGAGAACTTGGGTGCTTACCACCATTTTTGTCATTGTGTTTGCTGCTGTCAACCAGTTTTTCAGTTTGCGTTACCCTTCTCTCACTATCAACTTTATTGTCGCCCAAATTTTATTGTTTCCTCTTGGCAAGCTCTTAAACTTACTTCCAAATTGGACAATCGGTTACCGTCGTTGCTCCTTTTATCTCAATCCCGGCCCTTTCAATACCAAAGAACACGCTACCATCACCATTGCGGTCTCTTTAACTTCTTCAACCGCCTATGCGACAAACATTTTGTCCGCTCAAACAAGCTTTTACAATCAAGACCTCTCTTGGGGATACAAAATTCTTGTTGTACTGACTTCCCAGATGCTTGGTTACGGCTTTGCTGGCCTCACCAGGCGCTGGATTGTCTACCCAGCCAGCATGGTTTGGCCCCAAACTTTGGTCAGCGCTGTCCTCTTTCGAACTCTTCATGGCGATGGCGGTAATGACATtggagaaacaaaagaaggaaagacCACTGCCAACGGCTGGTCGGTATCTCGTTATCGCTTTTTCACCTACATTTTTATCGgagcttttgctttctattGGTTCCCTGGCTTCATCTTTACCGCGCTGTCTTACTTTACCTTTTTGTGTTGGATCTGGCCTAAAAACCGTGTCGTTAACCAGCTCTTTGGATACAATTCAGGTCTCGGCATTGTTCCTGTTACATTTGATTGGCAACAAGTCGTATATAATTCCAATCCTTTGGCTTCTCCTTGGTGGGTCATTAGTAACACGATTGGCTCTGTGATTATTATCTTCTGGATTGTCGTTCCCATTTTGTACTACAAGAGTGTCTGGTTTTCCAATTACTTGCCTATGCTCTCTTCTTCTACTTATGACAACACCGGGAAAACATTTAATTCTTCACGAGTCTTGAACTCTGATTTGTCTTTTGACCAATCAAAGTATGAGTCCTATTCTCCTTTGTACATGCCCATGTCTTATAGCATGTCTACTGCATTAAACTTTGCTGCTGTTACTTCCATCTTTACCCATTGTATATTGTACAACGGCAAGGATATTTGGCAACGCCTTCGTGATGAACGCGGAGCATTTGAGTGTGTCCATCGAAAATTAATGCGTAATTATCAAGAGGCTCCTCAATGGTGGTATTTGTCTTTATTCATTGTTACATTCGGTCTATCTATTTTTACGATTCAATATTACGATACACAATGTCCCGTATGGGCTTTTATTGTTGCAATGcttatatttattattaattttgttCCTCAAGGCATTCTTGAGGGTATCACGAATCAGCATGTTGGTCTCAACATCATTACCGAGTTAGTTGGTGGTTATATGTTACCGGGAAAACCTGTAGCAAACTTGATGATTAAGCTTTACGGCTTTATTCCAATGAGACAGGGCTTAGAGTTTTCAAGAGATTTGAAGCTAGCTCAATACATGAAGGTCCCTCCTCGTATATTGTTCTCCGTTCAGATTTTCGCTACTGTCCTTGGTGGTGTTACACAGGTGGCCGTTCAAGAATGGATGCGTTTTCACATTAAAGATATATGTACTCATGCGCAAAGTGATGGGTTCACGTGTCCCAATGGACGTTCCATCTATAATGCTTCATTGATTTGGGGAGCTATTGGGCCAGCGAAATTGTTTTCCAAGGGAAGACCTTACTACCCTTTACTCTACTTTTTTCTAATCGGTGCAGTCGCTCCGTTTTTGACATATGTGCTATATAAGAAGTTCCCAAAAGCCTGGTATGGAAAGCTCAATGCCCCAGTATTTTTCACTGGACCAGGGAACATTCCTCCTGCTACGGGTATTAATTACTCGTCTTGGGCTATTGTAGGATTCGTTTTTAACTATGCGATCCGCAAAAAGGCCGTGCATTGGTGGACAAAGTACAACTACGTGTTAGCAGCTGCGCTAGATTCGGGCGTAGCAGTTGCTGGCGTTgttattttcctttgtgTATCGTATCCAGGAGGAAGTTTAAGTTGGTGGGGAAATTCCGTTTACAAAAATACGTATGACTGGAAGAGTATGCCTTACCGTTCCGTGGGTCCAAACGAAACGTTTGGCTATAGCAATTGGAGTTGA
- a CDS encoding mitochondrial outer membrane protein iml2, giving the protein MVNFGKFVPVPELPSKKEKPLKNEVGREEYMGLLKKVMIDFDSVINDDCESLKPKLEENSLEMDALKSTQCFYIALLELDPQVVHVARDMIERSEHQFEDFRKTVESSTENYGSYPPGSEIQVFNSLFLLMDTILGFMSGSLMESMKATYRLRTTHNSFSKLLEDVEKVQKEKASGIRAVNNSSDAFLDEIVESGAMAGYGVLNFLVSMFPSSYSKIISFICFNPNRKQAIEGLWKSSMYNNVLGAASLITLFTFYGMIQPIASISTVHYDSELSRLESHIQNFKTRYRKSLLWQFMELKISLLTGNPEKAIKIGNQTVTTTSEQLINLQGFDMAMACVCVRDFKSAAKQFLILQEMNSWFRGLHWYFAGCCMLQHAKELEKIKNADPNEYNAFVQDGVDLLVKSLSSLQEKESKRLLPMEKFSIRKVLKWEKKAKAENKPLHQVITVPPYLQFLYAFVVCTLGFKRYNEDYKQDLLESACHDEDDIALQDFLLAVIERMQKNYKSSNARLSRILLLNQASLLGDDKDFWIFPYAHYELAASNWFEYGMEAELEVRRLVKKAESFQDYDVEERMGILAKIAYQTLDSAK; this is encoded by the coding sequence ATGGtcaattttggaaaatttgtCCCGGTTCCCGAACTTCCatcgaaaaaagaaaaaccattgaaaaatgaagttggAAGAGAAGAATACATGGGCTTGCTCAAGAAGGTGATGATCGATTTCGATAGTGTTATCAATGATGACTGTGAGAGTCTTAAACCAAAGTTAGAGGAAAACTCTTTAGAAATGGACGCTTTAAAATCTACGCAGTGTTTTTATATTGCTCTTTTAGAGCTCGATCCCCAGGTAGTCCACGTAGCCCGAGATATGATTGAACGTTCTGAACATCAATTTGAAGATTTCCGGAAAACAGTTGAAAGTTCAACCGAAAATTATGGTAGCTATCCTCCAGGGTCAGAAATCCAAGTTTTTAATTCgttgtttttgttgatggATACCATTTTGGGATTTATGTCTGGATCACTTATGGAGTCAATGAAAGCGACCTATCGATTGCGCACAACACacaattccttttccaaGCTGCTTGAAGATGTagaaaaagttcaaaaagaaaaagcttccGGCATAAGAGCTGTGAATAATAGCAGTGATGCGTTTCTAGATGAAATCGTGGAGTCTGGAGCTATGGCTGGATATGgtgttttgaattttctaGTGTCAATGTTTCCATCTTCTTATTCTAAaatcatttcatttatatGCTTTAACCCAAACAGAAAGCAAGCTATTGAGGGGTTGTGGAAATCATCAATGTACAATAATGTACTTGGTGCTGCTTCTCTTATTAcactttttactttttatgGAATGATACAGCCCATCGCAAGTATTTCAACTGTTCATTATGATTCTGAACTGAGTCGACTTGAAAGccatattcaaaatttcaaaacgCGATATAGGAAGAGTCTGTTATGGCAATTTATGGAACTTAAGATTTCATTACTAACAGGTAACCCAGAAAAGGCCATTAAGATTGGGAATCAAACGGTAACTACTACAAGCGAACAGCTTATAAATTTACAGGGCTTTGATATGGCAATGGCTTGTGTCTGTGTCCGCGATTTTAAAAGTGCCGCAAAACAATTCTTGATTTTACAGGAAATGAATTCTTGGTTTCGGGGATTGCACTGGTATTTTGCCGGTTGTTGCATGCTCCAACACGCAAAAGAGTTGgagaaaattaaaaatgcAGACCCGAACGAGTACAACGCTTTCGTGCAAGATGGCGTAGATCTATTGGTAAAATCTTTATCTTccttacaagaaaaagaaagtaaacgTTTGCTGCCGATGGAAAAGTTTTCGATTCGTAAAGTTCTGAAATGGGagaaaaaagccaaagcaGAAAATAAGCCGTTACACCAAGTAATAACAGTTCCTCCGTATCTACAATTTTTGTATGCCTTTGTGGTTTGCACTTTGGGATTCAAAAGGTATAATGAAGACTACAAACAGGATCTACTGGAAAGTGCATGCCACGATGAAGATGATATCGCTTTGCAAGATTTTTTACTTGCAGTTATCGAGAGAATGCAGAAGAATTATAAATCGTCGAATGCCCGCTTGAGTAGAATACTGCTGCTGAACCAAGCTTCTTTGTTGGGCGACGATAAggatttttggatttttccATACGCACATTACGAACTTGCGGCTTCCAATTGGTTTGAATATGGAATGGAGGCAGAATTGGAAGTCAGGCGCTTGGTAAAAAAAGCAGAGTCGTTTCAGGATTACGATGTAGAAGAGCGAATGGGTATTCTTGCTAAAATTGCTTATCAAACATTGGATTCGGCCAAATAG
- the gmh1 gene encoding alpha-1,2-galactosyltransferase Gmh1, translating into MVSSVWLSKKLLFIVAAAIITGVFLFFNNLYKIDLSLLNFPSPLISNDLNCSAPSNYVRPPPRIAPADKNSYGQATTLHKAFIDEDDTQEIKSHEIVLLLGSNGNTGSFDPSIMDDVFANRLRYVKEHNYNFEFVNFTGINMPAVWGKMPSVIQMMEKYPNAKWIWWLDQDALIMNNNQSLQNLFLSTEKLKSSLLTDQPLWSQIITQDKRRTPSIYSDEMIENIEYLISEDHNGVNAGSFLVKNTETMALFMDLLTEPTLVDYKVVRHEQDLIGLMIHRHPQLAAKFGILPQRYLNAYPHAPPEMEYHPGDLLVHFAGCWVENKCMTLWEEFKQKLE; encoded by the coding sequence ATGGTTTCAAGTGTTTGGTTATCTAAAAAGCTGCTTTTCATTGTTGCCGCTGCTATTATCACCGGTGTcttcttatttttcaacaatttGTACAAGATTGATCTTTCTTTACTCAATTTCCCATCTCCTCTCATTTCAAATGACTTAAATTGTTCTGCACCGTCTAATTATGTTAGACCTCCGCCGAGAATCGCACCAGCGGACAAGAACTCGTATGGGCAAGCTACAACCCTTCATAAAGCTTTcattgatgaagatgacACTCAAGAAATTAAATCGCAtgaaattgttttgcttctaGGAAGCAATGGAAACACGGGCTCCTTTGACCCTTCCATCATGGATGATGTTTTCGCCAATCGTCTTCGATATGTCAAAGAGCACAATTACAACTTTGAGTTTGTCAATTTCACCGGTATCAACATGCCCGCTGTTTGGGGCAAGATGCCAAGCGTGATTCAAATGATGGAGAAGTATCCGAATGCTAAATGGATTTGGTGGTTGGACCAAGATGCTTTGATCATGAATAACAATCAGTCTTTacaaaatttgtttttgtctACCGAAAAACTCAAGTCTTCTTTGTTGACTGATCAACCATTATGGAGTCAGATCATAACTCAGGACAAAAGACGTACTCCCTCAATTTATAGTGATGAGATGATTGAAAACATTGAGTATTTGATTTCTGAGGACCACAATGGTGTAAATGCTGGAAGCTTCCTCGTTAAAAATACGGAAACAATGGCTCTGTTTATGGATTTACTGACAGAGCCTACTCTTGTCGATTATAAGGTCGTACGCCATGAGCAAGATCTTATTGGATTAATGATTCATCGCCATCCTCAGCTTGCCGCCAAGTTTGGTATCTTACCTCAAAGATATTTAAACGCCTATCCACATGCTCCTCCTGAGATGGAATATCATCCTGGTGACCTGTTGGTGCACTTTGCTGGATGCTGGGTTGAGAATAAGTGTATGACACTTTGGGAAGAATTCAAACAGAAATTGGAGTAA
- the pdc101 gene encoding pyruvate decarboxylase: MTKETQFTVGDYLAERLSQIGIINHFVVPGDYNLKLLDYLEYHPKLSEIGCCNELNCAFAAEGYARAHGISAAVVTYSVGALTAFDGIGGAYAENLPVILISGAPNTNDLNSSHILHHTTGTHNFDYQMDIAKNLTVAAVALRRANEAPRLIDHALRQAVLQHKPVYIEVPTNMATQPCPKPGPISAVIEPETSDKASLEQATDVAADLISKSEKPIMLAGPKIRAAGAEKAFLKLAGALDAAVVVQPNAKSFISEEYKNYAGVYWGLCSTRAADKIGDFADFFIGAGTVFNDYTSNGYKIGPSAEQFIDSDYMHVSLPGYEFTRVKMDEFLSRLADKVSKKNATMVEYARIKPALLNYAPANPKELLTREELMRQIQGVIDGNTTLYAETGDSWFNGMQMNLPEGAKFEIEMQWGHIGWSVPSALGYAIAAPKRRTVIMVGDGSFQLTGQELAQMVLHKLPVIIFLINNRGYTIEIQIHDGPYNRIKNWDYAAFMESFNAEDGKAKGLKANTGEELDQAIQIALANKEGPTLIECYNHTDDCTKELVAWGSVVGATNARAPAADQ, translated from the coding sequence ATGACCAAGGAAACTCAATTCACTGTTGGTGACTATCTTGCCGAAAGATTGAGCCAAATCGGTATCATCAACCACTTTGTTGTCCCCGGTGACTACAACCTTAAGCTCTTGGACTACCTCGAGTACCACCCCAAGTTGTCTGAAATTGGCTGCTGCAACGAATTGAACTGCGCTTTCGCTGCTGAGGGTTATGCTCGTGCCCACGGTATCTCCGCTGCTGTTGTCACCTACAGCGTCGGTGCCTTGACCGCTTTCGACGGTATTGGTGGTGCTTATGCTGAGAACCTCCCCGTTATTTTGATCAGTGGTGCTCCTAACACTAATGACCTCAACTCCTCCCACATCTTGCACCACACCACTGGTACTCACAACTTTGACTACCAAATGGACATTGCCAAGAACCTCACTGTCGCCGCCGTTGCTCTCCGTCGTGCCAATGAGGCTCCTCGCTTGATTGACCACGCTCTCCGTCAAGCTGTCTTGCAACACAAGCCTGTCTACATTGAAGTCCCCACCAACATGGCCACTCAACCCTGCCCCAAGCCCGGTCCCATCAGCGCTGTTATTGAGCCCGAGACCTCCGACAAGGCCTCTCTTGAACAAGCCACTGATGTCGCTGCTGACTTGATTTCCAAGTCTGAGAAGCCCATCATGTTGGCTGGTCCCAAGATCCGTGCTGCTGGTGCCGAGAAGGCTTTCTTGAAGTTGGCTGGTGCCCTCGATGCTGCCGTCGTTGTCCAACCCAACGCTAAGAGTTTCATCTCCGAAGAATACAAGAACTACGCTGGTGTTTACTGGGGTTTGTGCAGCACTCGCGCTGCTGACAAGATCGGTGATTTCGCTGACTTCTTCATTGGTGCCGGTACCGTTTTCAACGACTACACCTCCAACGGTTACAAGATCGGTCCCTCCGCCGAGCAATTCATTGACAGTGACTACATGCACGTCAGCTTGCCCGGTTACGAATTCACCCGTGTGAAGATGGACGAATTCTTGAGCCGCTTGGCCGACAAGGTCTCCAAGAAGAACGCTACCATGGTTGAGTACGCCCGCATCAAGCCTGCCTTGCTCAACTATGCTCCCGCCAACCCCAAGGAGCTCCTTACCCGTGAAGAACTCATGCGCCAAATCCAAGGTGTCATTGATGGTAACACCACTTTGTACGCCGAGACTGGTGACTCTTGGTTCAACGGTATGCAAATGAACTTGCCCGAAGGTGCCaagtttgaaattgaaatgcAATGGGGTCACATCGGTTGGTCCGTTCCTTCCGCTTTGGGTTATGCTATTGCTGCCCCCAAGAGAAGAACCGTTATCATGGTCGGTGATGGTTCCTTCCAATTGACTGGTCAAGAACTCGCCCAAATGGTTCTTCACAAGCTCCCCGTCATCATCTTCTTGATCAACAACCGTGGTTACACCATTGAGATCCAAATCCACGACGGTCCTTATAACCGTATCAAGAACTGGGACTATGCTGCCTTCATGGAATCCTTCAACGCTGAGGACGGTAAGGCCAAGGGTCTCAAGGCCAACACTGGTGAAGAGCTTGACCAAGCTATCCAAATCGCTCTTGCCAACAAGGAGGGCCCTACTTTGATTGAATGTTACAACCACACTGACGATTGCACCAAGGAATTGGTTGCTTGGGGATCCGTTGTTGGTGCTACCAACGCCAGAGCTCCTGCTGCCGATCAATAA
- the fbp1 gene encoding fructose-1,6-bisphosphatase Fbp1, with translation MVREEIDGTRTDIVTLSSFILQEQRRYNSKYHDQGSSIIREASGELSLLLNSLQFAFKFIANNIRKAELVNLIGLSGVINSTGDEQKQLDSICNDIFIQAMKTNGCIRVIVSEEEEKEILVDSSGSYAITCDPIDGSSNIDAGVSVGTIFGIYKIHPGSNGSLKDVLRSGNEMVAAGYTMYGASAHLLLTTGHKVNGFTLDSNLGEFILTHRNLSMPHFKNIYSINEGNTLYWPPKIADFIHSLKVAPEGGKPYAARYIGSMVADVHRTMLYGGLFCYPCSRGKGKLRLLYECFPMAFLCEQANGLAVNDKGERILDLTPEHIHEQSSIWLGSKGEIQKYVDYINKH, from the coding sequence ATGGTgagagaagaaattgacGGCACTCGCACTGACATTGTCACCCTTTCGAGCTTTATCCTTCAAGAGCAAAGACGATACAACAGCAAATACCATGATCAGGGTAGTAGTATCATCCGAGAAGCCAGTGGTGAGTTATCTCTCTTACTCAACAGCCTTCAGTTTGCCTTTAAATTCATCGCAAACAATATCCGTAAGGCCGAATTGGTGAACCTGATTGGTCTCTCTGGTGTTATCAATTCGACTGGTGATgaacaaaagcaattggaCAGTATTTGCAACGACATCTTTATTCAGGCCATGAAGACCAATGGCTGTATTCGAGTCATTGTtagtgaagaagaagaaaaagaaattctcGTCGACAGCAGTGGATCTTATGCCATCACTTGTGATCCCATCGATGGTTCTTCCAACATCGATGCTGGTGTCAGTGTTGGTACCATCTTTGGTATCTACAAGATTCATCCTGGCAGTAATGGCTCCCTTAAAGATGTCTTGCGTTCAGGAAACGAAATGGTAGCTGCTGGCTATACCATGTATGGCGCATCTGCTCACCTTTTGTTGACCACCGGACATAAAGTCAATGGTTTCACTTTGGACAGCAACCTTGGTGAATTCATTTTAACTCATCGAAATTTGTCCATGCCGCATTTTAAAAACATCTACTCTATCAACGAGGGAAACACTTTGTATTGGCCTCCAAAGATTGCAGACTTTATTCACAGCTTGAAGGTGGCTCCAGAAGGTGGAAAACCCTATGCTGCCAGATATATCGGATCCATGGTTGCTGACGTCCATCGTACTATGCTCTACGGAGGTCTATTTTGCTATCCTTGTTCTCGCGGCAAAGGCAAGCTTCGTTTGTTGTATGAATGTTTCCCAATGGCCTTTTTATGCGAACAAGCCAATGGATTGGCCGTTAATGACAAGGGTGAAAGAATCCTCGATTTAACTCCTGAACATATTCATGAACAAAGTTCCATTTGGCTTGGCAGTAAAGgagaaatccaaaaatatgTTGATTACATAAACAAGCATTAA
- the aes1 gene encoding phenazine biosynthesis PhzF protein family, producing MSAHPFKQVDVFSKGGFNGNPVAVVFNADDLSSEQMQKFAVWTNLSETTFVLKPTVPEADYKLRIFTPGNELPFAGHPTIGSCHAVIESGICLPKNGRVVQECGAGLVPINVTRGENDDVEYAFELPNVTSSEVSDEAAIGIVNCLFDVDNQVQERGKWNPLLMDAGPKWLTIELDSANQVLDLNPDYSTMAKLSKQYGYTGIYVFGKHHDKHVEARAFAPAIGVLEDPACGSGAAACGMYVSLLSNESKTLGNGFDGKLSISQGCKVGRQANLSVVTFTNSNGLSTVKVGGSATTCIAGSVSI from the coding sequence ATGTCAGCTCATCCTTTCAAGCAAGTTGATGTATTTTCGAAAGGTGGATTCAACGGAAATCCAGTAGCAGTTGTTTTCAACGCGGACGATTTATCGTCAGAACAAATGCAAAAGTTTGCTGTATGGACGAATCTCTCCGAGACTACATTCGTGCTCAAACCGACTGTTCCTGAAGCTGATTACAAACTTCGTATCTTTACGCCAGGAAACGAATTGCCTTTTGCAGGACATCCTACGATCGGTTCATGTCATGCTGTCATCGAAAGCGGTATTTGTCTACCGAAAAATGGAAGAGTTGTACAAGAATGTGGAGCCGGTCTCGTTCCCATAAATGTAACTCGAGGAGAGAATGACGATGTTGAATATGCTTTCGAATTACCAAACGTTACATCTTCTGAAGTTTCTGATGAAGCAGCTATAGGTATAGTAAACTGTCTGTTTGATGTCGACAATCAAGTTCAAGAAAGGGGAAAATGGAACCCATTGTTGATGGATGCTGGTCCGAAATGGCTTACCATTGAACTTGATTCTGCTAATCAGGTTCTCGACTTGAATCCCGACTACAGCACAATGGCCAAGCTTTCTAAACAATATGGATATACGGGAATTTACGTATTTGGAAAGCATCATGATAAACATGTCGAAGCCAGAGCCTTTGCTCCAGCAATTGGCGTCCTTGAAGATCCTGCCTGTGGTAGTGGAGCCGCCGCATGTGGGATGTACGTTTCCCTCTTGAGCAACGAAAGCAAGACTCTAGGAAATGGTTTTGATGGAAAGCTAAGCATCTCTCAAGGATGTAAAGTAGGCCGCCAAGCAAATTTAAGCGTAGTGACTTTTACGAATTCGAATGGTCTATCGACAGTCAAAGTAGGTGGTTCTGCTACAACATGCATAGCTGGCTCTGTTTCtatttaa
- a CDS encoding acetyl esterase: MESAESTPGKRSTEKKTFEVVYIKTLLLHDVQASDRVHTNGTEIRLGETNIFTCYNTMPGASQIFTRVNLPPKVERAKKDPELTEWMSRHGPVLGSHQPLTVQRSEHDAFITKSPYNIGKIEHTALNGPHGTIPVRVYHASKRGPAHGAALIYLHGGGYTVGTLDQFDNAMRIFSEVSGCQVYNVDYKLAPEYKWPTQMNEGEFVVRWLFENAKERGVDAKRIAIGGDSAGGNMTCSITQKLRDEGGPQVALQIPIYPETKMPFETKAAVENRVGEYVETAGVFSFLWNLLPPSVDYTQPYVTPLNAKDFSNLPRALVINDGFDMLRDVAHEYARKLAAAGNDLVYIYNDDLPHGFIQMAPFAGRCLEATEEIANYIGKLLKA; this comes from the exons ATGGAAAG TGCCGAATCCACTCCTGGCAAAC GATcaactgaaaagaaaactttcgAAGTCGTTTACATCAAAACATTACTCCTTCATGACGTTCAGGCATCGGATCGTGTACATACAAATGGAACAGAAATACGCTTGGGAGAAACAAACATCTTTACCTGCTACAATACCATGCCAGGAGCTTCGCAAATATTCACCCGGGTTAACCTCCCGCCGAAGGTTGAACGCGCGAAAAAAGACCCCGAATTAACAGAATGGATGTCTCGTCATGGTCCTGTTTTAGGCTCGCATCAACCACTGACAGTTCAAAGAAGCGAACACGACGCTTTTATTACCAAAAGCCCATACAATATTGGAAAAATTGAGCATACAGCGCTTAATGGACCTCACGGCACAATCCCTGTCAGAGTTTACCATGCTTCGAAGCGCGGTCCTGCTCATGGAGCAGCattgatttatttacaCGGAGGAGGCTATACAGTCGGCACACTTGATCAGTTCGACAATGCCATGAGAATTTTTTCAGAAGTTAGCGGCTGTCAAGTGTATAACGTCGATTACAAGCTTGCGCCAGAATACAAGTGGCCTACTCAAATGAATGAGGGCGAGTTTGTTGTCAGATGGCTTTTcgaaaatgcaaaagagAGAGGTGTAGACGCAAAGCGTATTGCTATAGGAGGCGATTCTGCTGGAGGAAACATGACTTGTTCCATTACACAAAAGCTGCGCGACGAAGGTGGGCCGCAAGTCGCGTTACAAATACCAATATACCCCGAGACAAAAATGCCGTTTGAGACAAAAGCTGCTGTGGAGAACAGAGTAGGAGAATATGTAGAAACAGCGGGTGTTTTCAGCTTTTTATGGAATTTGCTGCCACCCTCTGTAGATTATACCCAACCTTACGTGACACCTCTTAATGCGAAAGACTTTAGCAACTTACCAAGAGCGTTGGTGATAAATGACGGATTTGATATGCTACGCGACGTTGCCCACGAGTACGCTCGCAAATTAGCAGCTGCTGGAAATGATTTAGTTTATATCTACAACGATGATCTTCCTCATGGGTTCATTCAAATGGCCCCCTTTGCCGGTCGATGTTTAGAAGCTACCGAGGAGATTGCCAATTACATTGGAAAACTCCTGAAGGCATGA